The following proteins are encoded in a genomic region of Phragmites australis chromosome 9, lpPhrAust1.1, whole genome shotgun sequence:
- the LOC133929793 gene encoding glutathione transferase GST 23-like, producing the protein MEKMENVSAAAVPLKLFGSWASSYTHRVQLALRLKGLEFEYAEEDLGNKSDALLRHNPVYKKVPVLVHGDRALPESVIILQYLDDAWPESRPLLPASALDRALARFWCHFADDKLGPAVGAVFASTGEEQEAAVRQVHENLALIEAELRDGAFKGRRFFGGDEVGLLDVVLGCGSYWLAVFEEVTGVRLVDADAFPLFHAWLRDFEALDEVRDTIPAVDRLLEYARGVRHMLLGLASAGADAAASATPAAAAADIAVDI; encoded by the exons ATGGAGAAGATGGAGAATGTGAGTGCGGCGGCGGTGCCTCTGAAGCTGTTCGGGTCGTGGGCGAGCTCGTACACGCACCGCGTGCAGCTGGCCCTGCGGCTCAAGGGGCTAGAGTTCGAGTACGCGGAGGAAGACCTGGGGAACAAGAGCGACGCGCTGCTGCGCCACAACCCCGTCTACAAGAAGGTTCCCGTGCTCGTCCACGGCGACCGCGCGCTCCCCGAGTCCGTCATCATCCTCCAGTACCTCGACGACGCCTGGCCGGAGAGCCGCCCGCTCCTCCCCGCCAGCGCCTTAGACCGCGCGCTCGCGCGCTTCTGGTGTCACTTCGCCGACGATAAG CTTGGGCCGGCCGTGGGGGCTGTGTTCGCGTCGACCGGAGAGGAGCAGGAGGCGGCGGTGCGGCAGGTGCACGAGAACCTTGCGCTGATCGAGGCGGAGCTCCGTGACGGGGCGTTCAAGGGTCGCCGCTTCTTCGGCGGCGACGAGGTGGGCCTCCTTGACGTCGTGCTGGGGTGCGGCTCCTACTGGCTGGCCGTGTTCGAGGAGGTCACGGGCGTGCGCCTCGTGGACGCGGACGCGTTCCCGCTCTTCCACGCCTGGCTACGCGACTTCGAGGCCCTGGACGAGGTCAGGGATACCAtccccgccgtcgaccgcctgCTCGAGTACGCGCGCGGTGTCCGCCACATGCTGCTCGGCCtcgccagcgccggcgccgacgccgCAGCCTCCGCCAcccccgctgccgccgcggctgACATCGCCGTAGACATATGA